In Glycine max cultivar Williams 82 chromosome 4, Glycine_max_v4.0, whole genome shotgun sequence, the genomic stretch TAAAAGTTaaagtttatttaattgaagaaattttaaaaataaaagcgaaagaGAAAGGTAGAAGATTGCAGTGGGAATATGCAGTTATTATAGacaataatttcaatttccatGGGAATATTAGATAAATATCTCTTACTCATATGAATAGAAATTACTTATAACGTGAGGACACAACTTTCTTAGAAGTAAAATATacttagaaatatatatattggcATAATCAGAAAATAGACAGACACGAGaacattcattttcattttcattttcatattttttaaaataaaagaggatGACATGAAACAAactttctattaaattttttttgtttcaaattaattagaaaattttacattatatttatgtaaataatagttTAACCATAAAATGTATCAAAAGTCAAAAACACTTAAAGGGATCAACATGTGAAGATGGCATTGAACCTATTATGAATGATTCTGACATGTTATCAACTGTGGAAGCAAATTGTTGAAACTAATGCAAACTTTACATGTTTGCATATTACAtatctttcaaatttttatatttgttttctttttcgtttcatcccacttttttttttctttttaattgtctCTTCATTTAACCCAATTAATTtacatccaataaaaaaaagtttaaaatacatTACCCTTAATGACAAAACCAACAAACATTAGGTACGATCCTTTTTCCACCATTCAATCATTGTCCTTCCTCCTTTCAGTGATCACTACAACAGTACAACTATCTCTACCTAATGCAAGAAACCGATGCCTCTTTGTCCCTAACTAAGGCACAATTAGGATTTGTCTCGTGGcttaatttaagattttttttttcatttcttacaatcaataataaaaatgtaatcttttattattttacgaCAAATGATAACTAATATCTTTAGGATATTGATTaagaagttaaaagaaaaatttaaaattaaaatgcgtaaaattatattactcatattttcttttatgtttttatatgatttcataataaatattttttcttttaattttttaactaatatgcTAAGGACCTAGTTAGTaagatgttaattttatttttaccttaTAAGATTTACATAAAAATAGGGAACATAATAagtatgtttttgttatttttaggaaaattttaaaaataaactaaaaacgatctgtcatttttataattgtttaaagaataatattcTATGACTCTGCTCCTTAATATAAATGTTTTGGtcatattagtatatatatgttCTACAGTAATATTCTAGGGTTCCTAAAGCCCTAAAGTGATTAATATTCAACGCGTGTTGGATTAGTACCTCGTAATCGTATAACAGGGTTGGTTCTCTGCAGTGGGAGCGTCCCTTTGACAAATTATAGGTCTGTTTCCCTAAACCAACAACTGTTGTGAACATGCCATAGGCTAAAGTGTTCAGTCTTGGATCATAAACTTTAGCATAAAATACATTTCTtagaattttatatattaaatatgtttaatttaatttttttaaggaaaaattgGCTTGTTTGCCCTGTAGGAATATCTATACACATTTCTTAGAATTTTATGTATTAAACATGTTTAATTTCGTGTTGAATTCTAActtatcaactttttttttccttttttgtggatttatatcaaaattatttattttttctagggGTTATAAATAACTACTGAGTATCATTTAAGTTAcataatatcatatataatgataaaatacaCTTTATTCTTGAAATctcaattatattaataaaaagtgaAGACTTATGTTACATTTTGAGTTAATCAAGTCATCGTAAATAGACTCGATTCTAATTTAACATCTAAATCATTAGATTTATTTGGGTTTAGGATGGGTTAGGGGCTAACAAATTAgcccaaatcaaaatttaagaatAGGTCAGACCGTCAGAGTCAGTAATCCGGTCTAATGCATCCTTTTCTCATCCCTTCCCAAGCCATGTGCTGAATGTTGGagaatatatagaaaaatattgtaaaaacaaaacatatgaTATGACAACCTAGTTCAATATTACTTCGTGGTCattttttgttcaacacttttatctttgttatataaaaaaaaaaacattgtgatAAATATGAGACTCATCTTAAGtgttatatgaaattattttataccttccttttttaggaatttttatACCTTAATCAATACacctataaatataataacatttgccggaaaaaaaaaaaaagcttatacACGTagtaacattttaaatatttaatgaccgcaaaacaaaatatttagaaCATTAAATATTTCTGATCAATATTTGGATTTTATTAATCTCATCTCATGTTTAACAAAGAATAAGGAATAAggaagattttatttttctcccaaATGTTATCTTAAAGATTGGTCCAAGTCAAAAAATgttgatagtatttttttttcccatttggGCTTGAGTCTCTTCTCTATGGGCTTGTAATGTCCAAACAAAATACAGggagacaaaataaaatataatcgaAAATTTAAacgccgttgccggggatcgAACCCGGGTCACCCGCGTGACAGGCGGGAATACTTACCACTATACTACAACGACTGATGGTTGTTACATTCGCACATTATTGAAGTGAATAATTATGAATACTGTTTTTTCTTCTCTGATGCCGCATCGTGTCAAGGCACCGAACAACTTCTCCAATCTCTCTTCTTCTCGTCGCACTGTAGAAATTCAGAAGCTCATCGTCATCGCGTACAAATCTTGGCCATAAACCCTAGACTGGTTTAGTTTTTGGAACATTGATAACCAATTAAGCAATTGAGAAGAGATGCTTGGTGATGGAGGCGAAATCCCCTCAAGGTACATTCAATTTCGTGATCACGTTTTTCCGTCttcttctcctctctctctttttgtgGCTTTATTGCATTCTTCTTTCTACTGACTTTCTTTTCTATAATTGATTTGCGTTCCTAAGGTATGAATTGTTGAGCATGGTGAAGAAGCATTCCAATTTAATAGGGAAAACGGTAGTTGAGGAGCAACATGCTTCTGATATCGAAATGGATATGAGGTTTTGGCACGATGTCTTTGATTTGTATTTTGTCTGTGGCAAGGAGTCAAGGGGACGCCAAGATGATGATCTTGTTTTCTTTGTCAGAAAATTGGTATGTCTTTCTTAACTTGAAATTTGTTCGGATGATTTGTTCTTAAGAATGATTCAGAATTACTATCTTTAAGCTATCTTCTTTGGTTGTGAAGTTGGATTGGAAGCAATATTGTTGATCCTTTTATAAGTCTTGTTTTCTTACAGGGTTCCCATGGTTCTGGTTCCAACAATAAAACAGAGAGCGTTGATCCTTATTTTGTACGCAGGTGGGCACCTAAGGTAAATTCAGCTTTAAAATCTAGTTAAGCTCTCTTATACACCTGAGCGAACACAATATATGGGTGCTGCTCAAGTTCAAATCGTATCTAGTGCTTGTTGTCAATGTTCTTCACACTAAATACTAAATTGTTTTCCTGTGTCCTTAGTCCTTCATACATATGATACTAGTATTATATTTCTGTCTGAATCATTTACATCTCCAAAGATGAgcaaaaacatgtaaaaatttaaaaaaaaatgtttattacaGATTGACCCTTTACCCCTGATCATGCAATCAAAGGTGAAAAATTTTGGTATATGTGTTTGAGACTTTGAGTGTCAATGGAATTCATGGATATTTAGTTGTTGAACACTTTCAAAATTGCTTATAACAAACCAGCATGTTAATGTAATGTCATTTTTTAAACTTGTTCCTCTTATAATTTGGGTTTGAGCCTAAATCAACTCCAAAAGCCAGCTCATGATGCGAGGATTGTGACCAGTATTGATAGCATAAGGGTGTTTACTTATCATATGCCATGACATTATTTACCTCGTGAAccaattctattttttaattgctaAAATCCTTGTGGCTTATTGGATAACTCTTTTCACGTAGGATTTGGTAGTCCATCCATTGTGATGCCAAATAACTTTGTTCACTTTTTCTCAACCAGTTGAGCAACTTAGTTGATGAAACTTCTATAGATGTGAACTGGAGGCGTTCATTTTACTTGAATCTAATTGCTCATACATCATTCAGTGTAACTGTTGCAATTTGCAGGTGATTATTTTCTTTACTTAATTTCATGTCCACCTTTGTGTTTCCCATGCCAAATCTTTTAGATGGTTTCACAACCATTCAGGTTGCATTTAGGATTTATGTCATTAGTATCATGGTCATATGCATGCTTAAGTTGATTTTTGCAGAGTTTGCAGAGAATTGATTTCTAACTTGCTTTCTTAAATGTTACCAAGATAGATGAGTTGTTTGATTGTATCATTACGTGGCCAATTCTCATCAGCAAGATTTCCTTTATGGCAAATACCAGAGTTCATTTCAGTTTCATTAGTTGTGCATCATATTTTTAGTTGTAAATAGATTAAATTTCCAAATTCTGCAactttaaagaagaaaataaggctAAGAAAGGCCTTGAATGAAGTTCATATACCCTTGGAATttagtattattattcatttgttCCTCACAATAATGTATCAGGCAATTTGATTTGTGCTATCTATTTCTCTAGTCACCAGGATCTTCTGAACCATCGAGCTGGGCAGGATACACCTGCTGGGCAGGATACACCTTTATCCCCTATATATAAGGTAAGCGTAGTATAATGAATCTTTCTCACATTTGAATTATCCTCACTTCCTCTACTTGTATTGTTTGTAAAAGATaatgttcaattttttcatttgttctccTCTCCCCTTGTGTTATTTAATATCCGTACGTAAAATGAATTTACAAATCTTGTGATATATGTCAATTTAAGGTTCAGAAAAGGGCAGATTTGTCAACTCCAATTATCCTCTGATTTGGCAGTGTGGCCCATTGTACTTTCTCAGGTTGTGAAGACTGTTTATGCATCCCCAAGTCGTGTAAATTTTCAATTGGACTCTGAAAAGGCAAGTTTACCTATCTTTTCTTAATATCCTTAGGaacaaagaataaataattaaatactctTGTTTTtagatactttttaattttattgacaaTTACACTGTAATTGACATGTGTATAGGAAGTGGAAACGACTCCTGCTTATCCAGATATATGTTTCGCAATTGATGATTTTGACTCCACTTTTGATGCTGTGGTAATATACCACTTTAGTAAGTTATTACATTTTTAACCACATTTTCATGTATGGAATGCTTATACTTATTCCATGTCCTTTGTGGTTCacattttctaattaattaagatgccCATTAATAATACTTGAAATATGATCTGCTTTACCTTGCTTGTTTCATATTGAAAAAAAAGGTTTGGGTTAAAAAATAAGGTTACCTTGAGATTCTCCACTTTTCCATTTACATGTGAAACTTCCacttccattaaaaaaaatgtatactaGTTACAGATTAGTGGCTGCTCTTGTTAATTGCTAATGCCTACATTGTTCAGTTAAgagctgaaattttttattgattttaatgctaaattcctaattcacatgccatgttgtatttattttctctctgaATGCTTGCTCCTGGTTTATTGTTCTTGACTTGCCCCATATACAGGAGTAGACATATCATTGAATAGTTTATCATTATGGTTGTGATCTCTTCATAAAGTAAGTC encodes the following:
- the LOC100796388 gene encoding uncharacterized protein KIAA0930 homolog isoform X1, which encodes MLGDGGEIPSRYELLSMVKKHSNLIGKTVVEEQHASDIEMDMRFWHDVFDLYFVCGKESRGRQDDDLVFFVRKLGSHGSGSNNKTESVDPYFVRRWAPKLSNLVDETSIDVNWRRSFYLNLIAHTSFSVTVAICSHQDLLNHRAGQDTPAGQDTPLSPIYKVVKTVYASPSRVNFQLDSEKEVETTPAYPDICFAIDDFDSTFDAVVLTEKDHCYCVVLNAHDGAAFPSEKVANDCSTSDSSSLPVHSSSAKKRNTKLTLLSGFVSYQMVRDAYDAGRSRFGSLLSVGHSSGKTDRIYMKGPGGRGEVEVAVSGVADQSQQDSGPFSPVISKKGFGLGVIVHKAASAASVAARHAYAAASASSPNFDELIPLKCSLMSISLPWEFIAYDLLFKGAPPVNM